In a genomic window of Gossypium arboreum isolate Shixiya-1 chromosome 7, ASM2569848v2, whole genome shotgun sequence:
- the LOC128295389 gene encoding uncharacterized protein LOC128295389 — protein sequence MEGCLAVNAEGKSGGLVMMWKESKKVEIQTYSSNHIDALVHMKNESPIRFTGFYGNADPNRRQTSWNMLKRVGQTVTGKWIIGGDFNAILDEAEKEGGRRKPKVLMEEFRTIVDELAVVDLKTDNGWVIRQSSSDHDAISLDTEGRRPRDGPMDPRLCFRYEVCWARNEAAKTIIKGAWQRGNQDIMEKITNVGKELGRWQYKKLKQLRNKIGSLQADINRIIDGQGSNNEGKKLKICSVKIGATNRRKKNNIARLKDTNGSWRDNNVDICKAIREYFQLLFKSNFNSNSELNLDYVEKCISGTAFSQMDPRKAPGIDGLSGHFFKENWDVVGADVINLCLDILRGVKDVDCLNDTIIVLIPKVKDPVDMTNFRPISLCRVIYKIIAKVLANRLKETLPLCISQNQSAFVPGRMIHDNILIAHELVHYLQSAKNGPNKGFVVKLDMSKAYNWVEWNFIEEVMKKMGYVNDWESKIMRCVRSYNNMLKGIRASRNGPRINHLFFADDALLFVRNKKRDVEELVSIIAHFSRASGQEINKDKSMILFSPKTPRDSRLSVSSLLGMRTVEKLDSYLGLPLPVGRKKSLAFTDIINRCTCRVKSWSKHLLSYGGKEVFIKAIIQAIPSYAFSVFLAPKGTIEELHSQMGRMWWTNNDKMRGWAMMAWRKMCHPKGMGGMGFRNLYLFNLALLGRQGTYSVISGATSLHSPRQALPKAMNALKDGFIWQVGDGNGIDLRRAHWGLNGIFGESVCRSPLNDNERKVKDLWDQDNRRWKRERVKEIYGDYLGECICNLPIPPNNIKDTRTWLQNPHGIYTSKSAYSWLILKEVGFGPHRFFWRALWKLQMLPKIKIFSWRIGHNILPTFDNIARIRQGFQNICPRCKDREETLIHAMKDCKKAREILAAGGLNNRLLTGEYTNCIDWLEDVFRVLDKKAAADFLTLLWNSWNDRNNMLFKGKMDEAVTVQERRPC from the exons ATGGAAGGCTGTTTAGCTGTGAATGCGGAAGGCAAGAGTGGGGGGCTGGTTATGATGTGGAAAGAAAGTAAGAAGGTTGAGATTCAAACCTATTCCAGCAACCATATTGATGCTTTGGTACATATGAAAAATGAGAGCCCTATTCGTTTCACTGGCTTTTATGGAAATGCTGATCCGAATAGAAGACAGACTTCCTGGAATATGCTTAAAAGGGTTGGTCAAACTGTTACTGGGAAGTGGATTATCGGGGGTGACTTCAATGCTATTTTGGATGAGGCGGAAAAAGAGGGGGGTCGGAGAAAGCCTAAGGTTCTGATGGAGGAGTTTCGCACGATTGTTGACGAATTAGCGGTGGTGGACTTAAAAACTGATAATGGGTG GGTGATTCGGCAGTCTAGCTCTGACCATGATGCGATCAGTTTAGATACAGAAGGTAGGAGACCGAGAGATGGCCCTATGGACCCGAGGCTTTGTTTTAGGTATGAGGTTTGTTGGGCTAGAAATGAAGCTGCTAAAACGATTATCAAGGGTGCTTGGCAGCGTGGGAATCAAGATATTATGGAGAAGATTACGAATGTTGGCAAAGAGCTTGGAAGGTGGCAGTATAAGAAGTTAAAACAACTGCGGAATAAAATTGGTTCTCTGCAGGCGGATATTAATAGAATTATTGATGGCCAGGGGAGCAATAACGAGGGCAAGAAGCTTAAAATTTGTTCGGTTAAAATTGG GGCTACTAACAGGAGGAAAAAAAACAATATTGCTAGACTTAAAGACACCAACGGCAGTTGGAGGGATAATAATGTGGACATTTGTAAAGCTATCAGGGAGTATTTTCAACTCTTGTTTAAGTCAAATTTCAATTCTAACAGTGAGCTTAATCTGGACTATGTAGAGAAATGCATTTCAGGGACG GCCTTTAGTCAAATGGATCCTAGGAAAGCTCCCGGAATTGATGGTTTGTCAGGGCATTTCTTCAAAGAAAATTGGGACGTCGTTGGAGCGGATGTTATTAATCTTTGCCTGGATATTCTTAGGGGTGTTAAAGATGTGGATTGCTTAAATGATACTATTATTGTTTTAATCCCTAAGGTTAAAGATCCTGTGGATATGACTAATTTTAGGCCCATCAGCCTATGTAGggtgatttacaaaattattgcgAAAGTGCTTGCCAATCGGTTGAAGGAAACGCTTCCGTTATGCATCAGCCAAAATCAAAGTGCCTTTGTTCCGGGGAGGATGATTCACGATAACATTTTGATTGCTCACGAGCTTGTCCATTATCTTCAGAGTGCGAAGAATGGTCCTAATAAAGGGTTTGTGGTCAAGCTTGACATGAGTAAGGCATACAACTGGGTGGAGTGGAACTTTATCGAAGAGGTGATGAAGAAAATGGGCTACGTAAATGATTGGGAGTCGAAAATTATGAGATGCGTTAGATCG TATAATAATATGCTTAAGGGAATTAGAGCTAGTAGAAATGGGCCCCGTATTAATCACCTGTTTTTTGCTGATGACGCTCTTCTCTTTGTTCGTAATAAAAAAAGAGATGTTGAGGAGCTTGTGAGTATTATAGCTCATTTTAGTAGGGCTTCGGGCCAAGAGATTAATAAGGATAAATCCATGATTTTGTTTAGCCCTAAAACCCCTAGGGATAGTAGACTTTCGGTTAGCTCCTTGCTTGGCATGCGgactgtcgaaaagcttgatagttATCTTGGACTTCCACTTCCTGTTGGTAGGAAGAAATCTTTAGCTTTCACTGACATCATTAATAGGTGTACTTGCAGGGTTAAAAGCTGGTCAAAACACTTGCTTTCTTACGGTGGGAAAGAGGTCTTTATCAAGGCGATTATCCAGGCCATTCCGTCCTATGCATTTTCGGTGTTCTTGGCTCCAAAGGGCACTATAGAGGAACTCCATTCACAAATGGGAAGGATGTGGTGGACAAACAACGACAAGATGCGGGGTTGGGCAATGATGGCGTGGCGGAAAATGTGTCATCCGAAGGGTATGGGTGGAATGGGCTTTCGAAACCTATATCTCTTTAACCTGGCTCTTTTGGGGAGACAG GGGACGTATTCAGTTATAAGCGGTGCGACAAGCCTTCATTCACCTAGGCAAGCATTGCCAAAGGCGATGAATGCGCTTAAGGATGGTTTTATTTGGCAAGTGGGAGATGGCAATGGGATTGATCTTAGACGTGCGCATTGGGGGCTGAATGGTATCTTTGGAGAGTCGGTTTGTCGGTCTCCTCTCAATGATAATGAAAGAAAAGTCAAAGACCTGTGGGACCAAGATAACAGACGTTGGAAAAGGGAAAGGGTGAAAGAGATTTATGGGGATTATTTGGGGGAGTGCATATGCAATTTGCCCATTCCTCCTAATAACATTAAAGACACCCGGACGTGGCTCCAAAATCCGCATGGTATTTACACGTCCAAGTCGGCTTATTCTTGGCTGATTCTTAAGGAAGTCGGATTCGGCCCTCACAGATTTTTCTGGCGCGCCTTATGGAAGCTTCAGATGCTCCCGAAGATCAAAATCTTTAGCTGGAGGATTGGTCACAACATTCTCCCCACGTTCGACAACATTGCTCGCATCCGTCAGGGTTTCCAAAACATTTGTCCGAGATGCAAAGACAGAGAAGAAACGCTGATTCATGCCATGAAAGACTGTAAAAAGGCTCGTGAGATTTTGGCTGCTGGTGGGTTAAACAATAGACTGCTAACTGGGGAATATACCAACTGCATCGATTGGTTGGAGGATGTTTTTCGTGTGCTGGATAAGAAAGCTGCTGCTGATTTCTTAACTCTGCTTTGGAACAGCTGGAATGATAGAAATAATATGCTTTTCAAAGGGAAAATGGATGAAGCGGTGACGGTGCAGGAAAGGCGACCATGTTAA